Below is a window of Streptomyces sp. ITFR-16 DNA.
GACCTGGGCGGCCTCGATGATGGAGACCGGCACGTCCGCCAGGAACGACTGCATCATCCACACCGCGATCGGCAGGTTCATCGAGGTGTAGAGGATGACGAGGAACCAGATGTTGTCGAGCATCCCGGTGTTCTTCGCGAACAGGTACACGGGCAGCAGCCCGGCCACCACCGGCAGCATCTTCGTGGACAGGAAGAAGAACATCACGTCCGTCCACTTCTCCACGCGCCGGATGGAGAGCGCGTACGCGGCGGGGAGGGCCAGCACGAGCACGAAGAGCGTGGAGAACACCGACGCGGTCACGGAGTTGATCAGCGGAGGCCAGGGGCTCGCGCCTCCGCCGGCACCGAAGAACACCCGGTAGGCGTCGAGGGTGAGGGGCGCGCCGAGCGATGGCGGGTTGGTCGCCGCGTCGGCCTCCGAGTGGAAGGAGGTGAGCAGCATCCAGAGCGCGGGTGCGCAGAAGATGACGGCGACGGCCCAGGCGAGCAGACCGAGAGCGGTGGAGCGTCGCCTGCCCCTTCTCGTCGCCCCGGCGTGGTGGCGACGGCCGGTCGCGGGGTTGCGCGGAGCGGTCAGGGTGGTCATGCGCGGCCCGCCTCCTCACGGAAGAGGGACGAGAC
It encodes the following:
- a CDS encoding carbohydrate ABC transporter permease, which encodes MTTLTAPRNPATGRRHHAGATRRGRRRSTALGLLAWAVAVIFCAPALWMLLTSFHSEADAATNPPSLGAPLTLDAYRVFFGAGGGASPWPPLINSVTASVFSTLFVLVLALPAAYALSIRRVEKWTDVMFFFLSTKMLPVVAGLLPVYLFAKNTGMLDNIWFLVILYTSMNLPIAVWMMQSFLADVPVSIIEAAQVDGARLPTVLARVVAPVAAPGIAATSLICFIFSWNELLFARVLTGVTAQTAPVFLTSVVTSQGLFLAQLCAASVVVSLPVLAAGFAAQDKLVQGLSLGAVK